One Streptomyces sp. CNQ-509 DNA window includes the following coding sequences:
- a CDS encoding alpha/beta fold hydrolase: protein MHSDHLQAADGTPVASYTWLPEDDRPRALVQIVHGAAEHGLRYDRFARFLAAHGYAVAASDHRGHGATAATGGYGVTGTGDADPWRAVVDDLTAVGDRLRADHPGLPFVLLGHSMGSMLARDYAQEHGEGLAGLVLTGILRSLPGVETETAVRRLAGEAAERGRGALSDFVPEIFASFNDPYEHRTGFEWLSRDTAEVDAYVADERCGFPFDVALSLGWVLGTRKINDPYNVARIPVDLPVHIAVGDRDPCNQGLTHVAELLEDFRYAGLREPTWRAYPGARHEILNETNRAEVQADLLDWLDKHV, encoded by the coding sequence ATGCACTCCGACCACCTTCAGGCCGCGGACGGCACGCCCGTCGCCTCGTACACCTGGCTGCCCGAGGACGACCGGCCGCGGGCGCTGGTGCAGATCGTGCACGGCGCCGCGGAGCACGGCCTGCGCTACGACCGGTTCGCCCGCTTCCTCGCCGCCCACGGCTACGCCGTCGCCGCCTCCGACCACCGCGGCCACGGCGCCACCGCCGCCACCGGCGGCTACGGCGTCACCGGCACCGGCGACGCGGACCCCTGGCGCGCCGTCGTCGACGACCTCACCGCCGTCGGCGACCGGCTGCGCGCCGACCACCCCGGGCTGCCCTTCGTCCTCCTCGGCCACAGCATGGGCTCGATGCTCGCCCGCGACTACGCCCAGGAGCACGGCGAGGGCCTGGCGGGGCTCGTGCTCACCGGCATCCTGCGGAGCCTGCCGGGCGTGGAGACGGAGACCGCGGTGCGCCGGCTGGCGGGGGAGGCGGCCGAGCGCGGGCGCGGTGCGCTCTCGGACTTCGTGCCGGAGATCTTCGCGTCGTTCAACGACCCGTACGAGCACCGCACCGGCTTCGAGTGGCTCTCCCGCGACACCGCCGAGGTCGACGCCTACGTCGCCGACGAGCGCTGCGGCTTCCCCTTCGACGTCGCGCTGTCACTGGGCTGGGTGCTCGGCACCCGGAAGATCAACGACCCGTACAACGTGGCCCGGATCCCCGTCGACCTGCCCGTGCACATCGCCGTCGGCGACCGGGATCCGTGCAACCAGGGACTCACGCACGTCGCCGAGCTGCTGGAGGACTTCCGCTACGCGGGGCTGCGGGAGCCGACCTGGCGCGCGTACCCCGGGGCCCGCCATGAGATCCTCAACGAGACCAACCGCGCCGAGGTCCAGGCGGACCTGCTCGACTGGCTCGACAAGCACGTGTGA
- a CDS encoding MmcQ/YjbR family DNA-binding protein → MTLTAEDVRKTALALPQTAEKLAWGMPTFRVKGKMFLTLPEDETSFAVRCPKVERDELALAEPEKFWVADHEAPFAWVRVRIAALEDRDELQIIVADSWRQAAPPRLLAEHPELAGES, encoded by the coding sequence ATGACCCTCACCGCCGAGGACGTACGCAAGACCGCCCTCGCGCTGCCGCAGACCGCGGAGAAGCTGGCGTGGGGCATGCCCACCTTCCGGGTGAAGGGCAAGATGTTCCTCACCCTGCCCGAGGACGAGACGTCGTTCGCGGTGCGCTGCCCCAAGGTGGAGCGGGACGAACTCGCGCTCGCGGAGCCGGAGAAGTTCTGGGTCGCCGACCACGAGGCGCCGTTCGCGTGGGTACGGGTGCGGATCGCCGCCCTGGAGGACCGCGACGAGCTGCAGATCATCGTCGCCGACTCCTGGCGCCAGGCCGCCCCGCCCCGGCTGCTCGCGGAGCACCCGGAGCTGGCCGGCGAATCCTGA
- a CDS encoding transketolase family protein, protein MDTMRERFASVTSRLLDEDPRLAVVLAEIGTDGFAEAARRHPDRVINVGIREQLLVGVGGGLALAGMRPVLHTFASFLVERPFEQVKLDLGHQDAGAVLVSAYGSYDWPAGGYTHMAPGDIALLDTLDGWTVHVPGHPDEAATLLRHAVAAGDDKVYVRLSQQANAAGRPVDGAGFLTVREGRAGVVVAVGPLLDDVLAATEGLDVTVLYATTVRPFDTAALRAAVGPGPADVVLVEPYLAGTSTAYANDALADVPHRVLGLGTARGELRRYGTVPEHLRAHGLDPASLRERIAAFTGPRDGARAAA, encoded by the coding sequence ATGGACACGATGCGCGAGCGCTTCGCCTCCGTCACCTCCCGGCTGCTGGACGAGGACCCCCGGCTGGCCGTCGTGCTCGCCGAGATCGGCACCGACGGCTTCGCGGAAGCGGCCCGGCGGCACCCGGACCGCGTCATCAACGTCGGCATCCGCGAGCAACTGCTCGTCGGCGTCGGCGGCGGGCTCGCCCTGGCCGGGATGCGCCCGGTGCTGCACACCTTCGCCAGCTTCCTCGTGGAGCGCCCCTTCGAGCAGGTCAAGCTGGACCTCGGCCACCAGGACGCGGGCGCGGTGCTGGTCAGCGCCTACGGCTCGTACGACTGGCCGGCCGGCGGCTACACCCACATGGCGCCCGGCGACATCGCGCTGCTGGACACCCTCGACGGCTGGACGGTGCATGTGCCGGGCCATCCGGACGAGGCCGCGACGCTGCTGCGGCACGCGGTCGCCGCGGGCGACGACAAGGTGTACGTGCGGCTGTCGCAGCAGGCGAACGCGGCGGGCCGGCCGGTCGACGGCGCGGGGTTCCTGACCGTGCGCGAGGGCCGCGCGGGCGTGGTCGTGGCGGTCGGCCCGCTGCTGGACGACGTGCTGGCCGCGACCGAGGGCCTGGACGTGACGGTGCTGTACGCCACCACCGTGCGCCCCTTCGACACCGCCGCGCTGCGCGCCGCGGTGGGCCCCGGCCCCGCGGACGTCGTCCTGGTCGAGCCGTACCTCGCCGGCACCTCCACCGCGTACGCGAACGACGCCCTGGCCGACGTGCCGCACCGGGTGCTGGGTCTTGGCACCGCCCGGGGCGAGCTGCGGCGCTACGGCACGGTCCCCGAACACCTGCGGGCGCACGGGCTCGACCCCGCGTCCCTGCGCGAGCGGATCGCGGCGTTCACGGGCCCCCGGGACGGGGCCCGGGCCGCGGCCTGA
- a CDS encoding bifunctional 2-polyprenyl-6-hydroxyphenol methylase/3-demethylubiquinol 3-O-methyltransferase UbiG, protein MDSGAWDERYAAKDLVWGGEPNRWVAREVAEITPARALDLAAGEGRNALWLAARGWRVTAVDFSQVALERGRRRAAELPQEAAERIRWVRADLLEYAPEEGSYELVVVAYLHLPGAQRRRVLRRAAAALAGGGELLVVGHDSANLTEGTGGPQEPAVLFTAEDVLSDLADDPLRTVRAERVRRPVAQEEGPPKEAIDALARLRRAP, encoded by the coding sequence ATGGACAGCGGTGCCTGGGACGAACGCTATGCCGCGAAAGACCTCGTTTGGGGCGGTGAACCGAACCGCTGGGTGGCCCGCGAGGTGGCGGAAATCACGCCCGCGCGGGCCCTTGACCTGGCCGCCGGCGAGGGGCGCAACGCGCTGTGGCTCGCGGCCCGCGGCTGGCGGGTGACGGCGGTCGACTTCTCGCAGGTCGCGCTGGAGCGGGGCCGCCGGCGGGCGGCGGAGCTGCCGCAGGAGGCCGCGGAGCGGATCCGGTGGGTACGGGCCGACCTGCTGGAGTACGCCCCGGAGGAGGGCTCGTACGAGCTGGTGGTGGTGGCGTACCTGCACCTGCCGGGCGCGCAGCGGCGCCGGGTGCTGCGGCGGGCCGCCGCCGCGCTCGCCGGCGGCGGCGAGCTGCTGGTCGTCGGGCACGACTCGGCGAACCTCACGGAGGGCACCGGCGGGCCGCAGGAGCCCGCGGTGCTCTTCACGGCGGAGGACGTGCTGTCGGACCTGGCGGACGACCCGCTTCGGACCGTACGCGCCGAGCGGGTGCGCCGCCCCGTGGCGCAGGAGGAAGGGCCGCCGAAGGAGGCGATCGACGCCCTGGCCCGGCTGCGCCGGGCGCCCTGA
- a CDS encoding GNAT family N-acetyltransferase: MSWTTTHDLDAFTAAAGPFLRAEPAPHTVLLTVTASLDAAGLDRYGGGTPAFGWWRAPDGRVAGAYLATPPYPLVLSRMPAAAAVELAELRSAGGPPVSDVHAGRAAAEAFAGAWTARTGAAGTVEERHRLYRLGELVPPDPAPPGRARPATEADRDLLVAWTREFAAESGGGAGDPARAVADRLAYGGATLWEDGGRPVSYAGLTRTVAGMVRVAPVYTPPPLRRRGYAAAVTAAVSRAAPAAGARDVLLFTDLANPTSNALYQRLGYEPVEDHVVISFDG; encoded by the coding sequence ATGAGCTGGACCACGACGCACGATCTCGACGCCTTCACCGCCGCCGCGGGCCCCTTCCTGCGGGCGGAGCCCGCCCCGCACACCGTCCTGCTGACGGTGACCGCCTCGCTCGACGCCGCCGGCCTCGACCGGTACGGCGGCGGCACGCCCGCGTTCGGATGGTGGCGGGCCCCGGACGGACGGGTGGCCGGGGCGTATCTGGCCACCCCGCCGTATCCGCTCGTGCTGTCCCGGATGCCGGCGGCCGCCGCCGTGGAGCTGGCGGAGCTGCGGTCCGCCGGGGGGCCGCCCGTTTCGGACGTGCACGCCGGGCGGGCGGCGGCCGAGGCGTTCGCCGGCGCCTGGACCGCGCGCACCGGTGCGGCCGGCACCGTGGAGGAGCGGCACCGGCTCTACCGGCTGGGAGAGCTGGTGCCCCCTGACCCGGCGCCGCCCGGACGGGCCAGACCCGCCACCGAGGCCGACCGGGACCTGCTGGTCGCGTGGACCCGGGAGTTCGCCGCCGAGTCCGGCGGCGGCGCGGGCGACCCGGCCCGCGCCGTCGCCGACCGGCTCGCCTACGGCGGCGCGACGCTCTGGGAGGACGGCGGCCGGCCCGTGTCGTACGCCGGCCTCACCCGGACCGTCGCCGGTATGGTGCGTGTCGCGCCCGTCTACACCCCGCCCCCGCTGCGCCGCCGCGGCTACGCGGCCGCCGTCACCGCGGCCGTCAGCCGCGCGGCGCCGGCCGCCGGCGCCCGCGACGTGCTCCTCTTCACCGACCTCGCCAACCCCACCAGCAACGCGCTGTACCAGCGCCTCGGGTACGAGCCCGTCGAGGACCACGTCGTGATCTCCTTCGACGGCTGA
- a CDS encoding transketolase, giving the protein MTTSTAVRQRTPAGYDDLPRLMGLMTGDEKHGPAATSTLDALWVLYDRVLRVTPGTAEAPDRDRFLLSKGHGPMAYYAVLAAKGFLPADWLPGFGAYDSPLGHHPDRTLLPGVEIGSGSLGHGLPLAVGTALGLRARGLSEPRVWVLVGDAELDEGSNHEALAYAGATGLDSLHTLVIDNASASHALPGGIAARFEAAGWSTATVDGRDHEALYAAFTAPHPGRARAVVARVEPAYA; this is encoded by the coding sequence ATGACGACTTCCACCGCCGTACGACAGCGAACGCCCGCCGGCTACGACGATCTGCCGCGCCTCATGGGCCTGATGACCGGCGACGAGAAGCACGGCCCGGCCGCCACCTCCACCCTCGACGCGCTGTGGGTCCTCTACGACCGCGTCCTGCGGGTCACCCCCGGGACCGCCGAGGCGCCGGACCGCGACCGGTTCCTGCTCTCCAAGGGCCACGGCCCGATGGCGTACTACGCCGTGCTCGCCGCCAAGGGTTTCCTGCCCGCCGACTGGCTGCCGGGGTTCGGCGCGTACGACTCGCCCCTCGGCCACCACCCGGACCGTACGCTGCTGCCCGGCGTCGAGATCGGCAGCGGCTCCCTCGGCCACGGCCTGCCGCTGGCCGTCGGCACCGCGCTCGGGCTCCGCGCCCGGGGCCTGTCCGAGCCGCGGGTGTGGGTGCTCGTCGGCGACGCCGAGCTGGACGAGGGCAGCAACCACGAAGCACTCGCCTACGCCGGCGCCACCGGCCTGGACTCCCTGCACACCCTCGTCATCGACAACGCCTCCGCCAGCCACGCGCTGCCCGGCGGCATCGCCGCCCGCTTCGAGGCCGCCGGCTGGTCCACCGCCACCGTCGACGGCCGCGACCACGAGGCGCTCTACGCCGCGTTCACCGCCCCGCACCCCGGGCGGGCGCGCGCCGTCGTCGCCCGCGTCGAACCCGCGTACGCCTGA